In Candidatus Schekmanbacteria bacterium, the following proteins share a genomic window:
- a CDS encoding 30S ribosomal protein S11 encodes MAKDKKSRKKKEKRIVKNGIAHIQSTFNNTIISITDMEGNVLTWASAGGQGFKGSRKSTPFAATLASEAAAKKALEFGMKQVEVYVKGPGAGREAAIRALQSAGLNVSVIKDVTPIPHNGCRPRKRRRV; translated from the coding sequence ATGGCAAAAGACAAAAAAAGCAGAAAGAAAAAGGAAAAAAGAATTGTCAAGAATGGAATAGCTCATATCCAGTCAACATTTAATAATACAATCATATCGATTACTGATATGGAAGGCAATGTATTGACATGGGCAAGCGCAGGAGGACAAGGATTCAAGGGTTCAAGGAAAAGTACACCATTTGCCGCAACATTGGCTTCCGAAGCTGCGGCAAAGAAGGCATTGGAATTTGGAATGAAACAGGTAGAAGTCTATGTTAAAGGGCCTGGCGCCGGCCGTGAGGCAGCGATTCGGGCTTTACAATCTGCTGGATTGAATGTAAGCGTAATTAAAGATGTGACACCGATACCACATAACGGTTGCAGACCAAGAAAAAGACGCAGAGTTTAG
- a CDS encoding 30S ribosomal protein S13: MARIGGVDLPKNKNIFIALTYIYGIGKSQSQRVVNAVGVDPFKKVKDLTDQEVNDIRKFIEKEIKIEGDLRKEVSLSIKRLMDIGCYRGLRHRRGLPVRGQRTHTNARTRKGPRKGGVVKKKSAK, translated from the coding sequence GTGGCAAGAATTGGTGGTGTTGATTTACCGAAGAATAAGAATATATTTATTGCTCTAACATATATATATGGCATAGGCAAGTCGCAGTCTCAAAGGGTAGTCAATGCAGTTGGAGTTGATCCCTTTAAGAAAGTCAAAGACTTAACGGATCAGGAAGTAAATGATATTAGAAAATTCATCGAGAAAGAAATCAAGATTGAGGGTGATCTGAGAAAAGAGGTTTCTTTGAGCATTAAAAGGTTAATGGATATTGGTTGTTATCGAGGACTGAGACACCGCAGAGGATTGCCTGTAAGAGGTCAGAGGACTCATACAAACGCGCGCACGAGAAAAGGGCCAAGAAAGGGTGGAGTTGTCAAGAAAAAGAGTGCGAAATAA